A window of the Cicer arietinum cultivar CDC Frontier isolate Library 1 chromosome 6, Cicar.CDCFrontier_v2.0, whole genome shotgun sequence genome harbors these coding sequences:
- the LOC101507532 gene encoding jasmonate-induced oxygenase 1-like: MDSEKWPEPIIRVQALAQSGITSIPQRFIKPKFQRPTNFTTTQSFLHDHDENSNNNLNIPIIDLQHLKGDDKKLRAETLERVSEACREWGFFQVLNHGVSHELMKCARNVWREFFELPIEVKEEYANSPSTYEGYGSRLGVKKGAILDWSDYFFLHYMPCSLRNQTKWPSLPTSLRNVINEYGDEVVKLGGRILQLLSINLGLNDDFLLNAFGGEKDVGGCLRVNFYPKCPQPDLTLGISPHSDPGGLTILLPDDFVSGLQVHRGDDWITVKPLPNAFIINIGDQIQVLSNAIYKSIEHRVIVNSNKDRVSLAFFYNPRSDLLIEPAKELVTKETPPLYPPMTFDEYRLYIRTKGPCGKAQVDSLLSQK, encoded by the exons ATGGATAGTGAAAAATGGCCAGAGCCAATTATTAGAGTCCAAGCCTTAGCTCAAAGTGGCATAACTTCAATTCCTCAACGTTTCATCAAACCAAAATTCCAAAGACCAACAAATTTTACTACAACTCAATCTTTTCTTCATGATCATGATGAGAATTCAAACAACAACCTTAATATTCCAATTATtgatttacaacacttgaaagGCGACGACAAGAAGCTTCGAGCGGAAACGCTAGAGCGCGTTTCCGAGGCGTGTCGAGAATGGGGATTTTTCCAAGTTTTGAACCATGGTGTTAGTCATGAGTTGATGAAGTGTGCTAGGAATGTTTGGCGTGAGTTTTTTGAATTACCAATTGAGGTGAAGGAAGAGTATGCTAATTCACCAAGTACTTATGAGGGTTATGGAAGTCGATTGGGAGTTAAAAAGGGTGCCATTTTGGATTGGAGTGATTACTTTTTTCTTCATTACATGCCATGCTCACTTAGGAACCAAACCAAGTGGCCTTCTCTTCCAACTTCTTTAAG GAATGTGATCAATGAATATGGTGATGAAGTTGTTAAGCTAGGAGGAAGGATACTTcaattattatcaattaatcTTGGACTTAATGATGATTTCCTTTTAAATGCATTTGGTGGTGAAAAAGATGTTGGTGGTTGCTTAAGGGTGAATTTTTATCCAAAGTGTCCTCAACCTGATCTCACACTTGGTATCTCTCCTCACTCTGATCCTGGTGGTTTGACCATTCTTCTTCCTGATGATTTTGTATCTGGACTTCAAGTTCATAGAGGAGATGATTGGATCACTGTTAAGCCTCTTCCAAATGCTTTCATCATCAATATTGGTGACCAAATTCAG gTGTTGAGCAATGCAATATACAAGAGCATAGAACATAGAGTGATAGTGAATTCCAACAAAGATAGAGTTTCATTGGCCTTCTTTTATAATCCTAGGAGTGATTTACTGATTGAACCTGCTAAGGAACTTGTCACTAAGGAAACGCCACCACTCTACCCACCAATGACATTTGATGAATATAGACTTTACATTAGGACAAAAGGGCCTTGTGGAAAAGCTCAAGTAGACTCTTTGTTATCCCAAAAATGA